A genome region from Triticum aestivum cultivar Chinese Spring chromosome 2B, IWGSC CS RefSeq v2.1, whole genome shotgun sequence includes the following:
- the LOC123044605 gene encoding uncharacterized protein, with protein MVENNDSLVVTIIPKLLSDGKLFIDELTISVWFHNEKEKIPAIVVVDDNIELAILLVKGESPRKSISLGEFAKEQKYQYDVVYAIATMAATKLHPDSTVLLNEPFGSLGIYEGHITTPNCTASTLQNSVVSESKRYFKLSCMYMDHMLTLDNIDDEEGHQSSRVLGAPVIGYDSKMIGIVCSVATSGDLKYAIHVEHMIKPIEDMCDKHSKEILHSKKIWLDWEGKLKKVYTAVQKA; from the exons ATGGTTGAGAATAATGACAGTCTAGTAGTGACTATAATTCCAAAGCTGCTGTCAGATGGTAAATTGTTTATAGACGAATTAACAATATCTGTCTGGTTCCACAATGAGAAAGAAAAAATTCCTGCTATAGTAGTTGTTGACGATAATATTGAACTTGCGATCCTTCTGGTCAAAGGGGAGAGCCCACGTAAATCCATTTCTTTGGGTGAATTTGCCAAGGAACAGAAGTACCAATATGATGTTGTCTATGCCATTGCTACAATGGCCGCGACGAAATTACATCCAGACTCAACCGTACTGCTAAATGAGCCGTTTGGGAGTCTTGGAATTTATGAGGGTCATATCACTACACCTAATTGCACTGCGTCTACTCTTCAAAATAGTGTTGTTTCTGAGAGTAAACGGTATTTCAAGTTGTCCTGCATGTATATGGATCACATGCTTACACTTGATAACATTGATGATGAAGAAGGGCATCAGTCTAGCCGCGTTCTAGGAGCCCCGGTTATTGGTTACGATTCTAAGATGATTGGGATAGTATGCTCAGTAGCTACATCTGGTGATCTGAAATATGCAATCCATGTGGAACATATGATCAAGCCCATTGAAGATATGTGCGACAAACATTCCAAAGAGATCCTTCATTCAAAGAAGATTTGGTTGGACTGGGAg GGAAAATTGAAGAAGGTCTATACTGCTGTACAAAAAGCGTGA